The proteins below come from a single Vibrio diazotrophicus genomic window:
- a CDS encoding organic hydroperoxide resistance protein, translating to MATIYTTKATALAGRNGKVSTDDGLLSVDLSYPKEMGGNGTATNPEQLFAAGYSACFSNAILHVAREAKVALKSAPVTAEVGIGPNETGGFALTVSLDVQLDLEEAQAVELVKTAHQVCPYSNATRGNIAVGLTANGVKIA from the coding sequence ATGGCGACTATCTACACAACTAAAGCAACAGCACTAGCAGGCCGTAACGGTAAAGTTTCAACAGATGACGGTTTACTGTCTGTAGACTTGAGCTACCCAAAAGAAATGGGCGGTAACGGTACAGCGACAAACCCAGAGCAACTATTTGCAGCAGGCTACTCAGCATGTTTCTCAAACGCGATTCTTCATGTTGCTCGCGAAGCAAAAGTAGCGCTTAAATCCGCTCCTGTAACCGCTGAAGTGGGTATTGGTCCTAACGAAACGGGTGGTTTCGCTCTAACTGTTAGCCTAGATGTTCAGTTAGATCTTGAAGAAGCGCAAGCGGTTGAACTAGTGAAAACGGCTCACCAAGTATGTCCTTACTCAAACGCAACTCGTGGCAATATCGCAGTTGGTCTGACAGCGAATGGCGTAAAAATCGCTTAA
- a CDS encoding DMT family transporter produces the protein MNGKHQPIHGAFWMLTAGLAFAVVNSVTQIATIKFGLTSTTVALIQYAVAIVVILPYLKTLGIRRSLRTQHFGWHVFRVFLAVIGIQLWLWALAYPVPIWQGIALLMTSPLFATVGSGLILKEKVGIARWGATLTGFIGAMIILEPWAEDFSWATLLPVGAAFFWACYSLMVKKLSSVDNPSTMVVYLLLLITPFNLLLAIPEWQTPVGGTLWVLLIAAGAMTALAQWSIVKAYSVSDASFVQPFDHAKLPLNVLAGWMVFGWVPPGRLWLGAIIIILSVAFITQWEAKKSHVEIKTA, from the coding sequence ATGAACGGAAAACACCAGCCGATCCATGGCGCTTTTTGGATGTTAACAGCGGGGTTAGCTTTTGCTGTTGTGAACAGCGTGACGCAAATTGCGACCATCAAGTTCGGACTTACTTCAACTACGGTGGCTTTGATTCAATACGCAGTCGCTATTGTGGTTATCCTTCCCTATCTCAAAACGCTGGGCATTCGCCGATCTTTACGTACCCAACATTTTGGTTGGCACGTATTTCGTGTTTTCCTAGCCGTAATCGGTATTCAATTATGGTTATGGGCACTCGCCTACCCTGTGCCTATCTGGCAAGGCATTGCTTTGCTGATGACATCTCCACTATTTGCCACCGTCGGCTCTGGCTTAATTCTGAAAGAAAAAGTAGGAATCGCTCGCTGGGGTGCAACGCTGACTGGCTTTATCGGCGCAATGATCATTCTTGAACCGTGGGCTGAAGACTTTAGCTGGGCAACACTGCTTCCTGTTGGCGCGGCGTTTTTCTGGGCATGTTATTCACTGATGGTAAAGAAACTTTCTTCCGTCGATAACCCGTCCACTATGGTTGTTTACCTGTTGCTGCTGATTACACCGTTTAACCTGCTTTTGGCTATTCCTGAATGGCAAACACCTGTCGGCGGTACGTTATGGGTATTACTTATTGCTGCTGGCGCGATGACAGCCTTAGCTCAGTGGTCGATAGTTAAAGCATACTCTGTATCGGATGCGTCCTTCGTACAGCCTTTCGACCATGCAAAACTGCCGTTGAATGTTCTTGCTGGTTGGATGGTTTTCGGTTGGGTTCCACCAGGTAGACTATGGCTTGGGGCAATCATTATCATCTTGTCTGTCGCCTTCATTACTCAGTGGGAAGCAAAAAAGAGCCACGTTGAAATAAAAACCGCCTGA
- a CDS encoding AzlC family ABC transporter permease, whose amino-acid sequence MPHHTVDSKPRLFWQGTVAMLPLSVAVLPWGLLAGSFAIEAGLNPFESQALSAILFAGSAQLVATGMIKAGAGLMTMLITTFFITSRHFLYSVSMRGKISPLPTRWRVILGFLLTDELFALCGQQSEKQFNRWYALGAGFSFYLIWNLATLVGIVAGSYIPSLNSIGLEFAVAATFIAIVIPNVKSIPILISVITALILSVSLTIFNVNGSLMYASVGAMLAGYFSELALTKKTPSNKEKGDKA is encoded by the coding sequence ATGCCGCACCACACTGTAGACTCCAAACCACGGCTTTTTTGGCAAGGCACAGTTGCCATGCTGCCTCTTAGTGTCGCGGTTCTGCCTTGGGGCTTACTCGCAGGTTCCTTTGCAATTGAAGCTGGGCTTAACCCCTTTGAAAGCCAAGCTTTGTCGGCAATCTTATTTGCGGGTTCCGCTCAATTAGTCGCAACAGGGATGATAAAAGCGGGCGCAGGCTTAATGACCATGCTGATCACCACCTTCTTCATCACTTCGCGGCACTTTCTTTATAGCGTCTCGATGAGAGGGAAAATCAGCCCACTACCTACCCGTTGGCGTGTGATTCTCGGATTTCTGCTTACTGATGAACTCTTTGCATTATGCGGTCAACAAAGTGAAAAACAGTTTAACCGCTGGTATGCATTGGGGGCTGGTTTTAGTTTCTATTTAATCTGGAACTTAGCCACTTTGGTCGGCATTGTAGCGGGAAGTTACATTCCGTCGCTCAATTCTATTGGTTTAGAGTTTGCAGTTGCAGCGACTTTTATTGCAATTGTTATCCCAAACGTTAAGAGCATTCCGATTCTTATTTCCGTGATTACCGCGTTAATACTGTCTGTTAGTCTGACAATCTTTAATGTAAACGGCAGCTTAATGTATGCCAGCGTTGGCGCTATGTTAGCGGGATATTTCAGCGAACTAGCCTTAACGAAAAAGACGCCAAGTAACAAAGAAAAGGGAGATAAAGCATGA
- a CDS encoding peptidoglycan DD-metalloendopeptidase family protein — protein MLSKSVILRFSELSKRKKAFALGLPIVAAAAILLSSNPESNQRRIALSIQESDVVESIFGESKQESLPLPDYEYVIKSGDNLSSIFNQLGFSYQELMKIMETDLNYLALDTLKPGNILRFWSGDNKRTLAKMELEFSLVERAVYSRVEDGSFEYKDVTLPSRWKEFALVGEIQGSFSQSANKIGLGSAEIDQIVALLKDKVNFGRDLRAGDQFEVVQSRQYVGEKLTGNREIQAIKIYSRNSEVSAYLYKDGQYYDKDGNSLQRAFQRYPTKTHWRMSSGFDPNRHHPVTGQYAPHNGTDFATPIGTPILSTGDGEVIMTRNHPYAGNYVVIKHDNTYSTRYLHLSKILVRKGQKVTRGQRIGLSGKSGRVTGPHLHYELIVRGRPVDAMKANIPMATSVPKKEMSVFLARRDQLDKILDSKESMLASNTKDVPQEG, from the coding sequence GTGCTTTCAAAATCTGTTATTTTGCGATTTTCAGAGCTTTCAAAAAGAAAGAAAGCCTTTGCATTAGGGTTACCTATTGTAGCTGCTGCAGCCATCTTGTTATCGTCAAATCCTGAGTCAAATCAGCGACGTATTGCTTTATCTATCCAAGAATCAGACGTAGTAGAATCGATTTTTGGCGAGTCAAAGCAAGAGAGTTTGCCACTTCCTGATTACGAATATGTAATCAAATCCGGTGATAATTTAAGTAGCATCTTTAATCAGCTTGGTTTTTCCTACCAAGAACTGATGAAGATAATGGAAACCGACTTAAACTATCTGGCACTGGATACATTGAAGCCTGGCAACATACTGCGTTTCTGGTCAGGCGATAACAAACGAACTCTGGCTAAGATGGAGTTAGAGTTTAGTTTGGTTGAGCGAGCGGTTTATTCGCGTGTTGAAGATGGAAGTTTTGAATATAAGGACGTAACTTTACCTAGCCGATGGAAAGAGTTTGCTCTTGTCGGTGAAATTCAGGGTAGTTTTTCACAATCTGCGAACAAGATTGGTTTAGGCAGCGCTGAGATCGACCAAATTGTTGCTTTGTTGAAGGATAAAGTGAATTTTGGCCGAGATTTACGAGCCGGTGACCAGTTTGAAGTGGTGCAATCTCGTCAGTATGTCGGTGAAAAACTGACAGGCAACCGAGAAATTCAAGCGATTAAAATTTACAGCCGTAATAGCGAAGTGTCTGCGTATTTATACAAAGATGGTCAGTATTACGATAAAGATGGCAACAGTCTTCAACGTGCTTTTCAACGTTATCCGACAAAAACACATTGGAGAATGTCATCGGGCTTCGATCCTAATCGTCATCACCCTGTTACTGGACAGTATGCTCCGCACAATGGTACGGATTTCGCGACTCCGATAGGTACACCAATCTTGTCAACCGGTGACGGTGAAGTGATCATGACTCGTAACCACCCGTATGCGGGTAACTATGTTGTGATTAAGCATGACAACACCTATAGCACTCGTTACTTGCATTTAAGCAAGATACTGGTGCGTAAAGGGCAAAAAGTTACTCGCGGTCAACGCATTGGTTTGTCGGGTAAATCAGGGCGTGTAACTGGTCCGCATTTGCACTATGAATTGATCGTTCGTGGTCGTCCGGTTGATGCAATGAAAGCGAATATCCCAATGGCAACTTCGGTGCCGAAAAAAGAGATGTCCGTATTCCTTGCTCGACGTGATCAGCTCGATAAAATTCTCGACTCGAAAGAGAGCATGCTTGCTTCAAATACCAAAGACGTTCCTCAAGAAGGTTAG
- a CDS encoding mechanosensitive ion channel family protein, producing MNDLLTQLQTSQYLKGWDNSVIFITLASLIAWVIWRFVYNHLSNISEKTKFHWDDLILHALKTPISTLIWCWPATISLGLLLDDNIQSKFSWLATSKKLMLAAVFIWVLIRLAINIEQYLLQDKSRDETTIQAASKVARLIILTIGLLTVMQTLGVSLRGLLTFGGVGGLIVGLAAKDLLSNFFGGLMIYFDRPFKVGEWIRSPDREIEGTVERIGWRMTIIRTFDKRPLYVPNSVFSNIIVENPSRMKNRRIYETIGLRYQDADKMATIVAQVREMLENHEDIDAQQTLIVNFNAFGASSLDFFIYTFTETINWVRYHEVKQDVMLKVMDIIHQNGADIAYPTRTLMIEPKEAPLFDE from the coding sequence ATGAACGATTTATTAACACAGCTTCAAACTTCACAATACCTCAAAGGCTGGGATAACAGCGTAATTTTCATCACGTTAGCAAGTTTAATTGCTTGGGTGATTTGGCGATTCGTTTATAACCATCTATCCAATATCAGTGAAAAAACCAAGTTTCACTGGGACGACTTAATACTACATGCCTTAAAAACCCCAATCAGTACTTTGATTTGGTGCTGGCCTGCAACCATATCTCTCGGATTGCTGCTGGATGATAACATTCAAAGTAAATTCAGTTGGTTAGCCACAAGTAAAAAGCTCATGCTGGCAGCTGTTTTCATTTGGGTTCTGATTCGCTTAGCCATCAATATCGAGCAATACCTCCTTCAAGACAAGAGTCGTGATGAAACAACCATACAAGCCGCGAGTAAAGTGGCTCGTCTCATCATCTTGACGATAGGTTTACTCACGGTGATGCAAACGCTGGGTGTGAGCTTACGAGGCTTGCTGACCTTTGGTGGTGTCGGTGGTTTGATCGTCGGTCTTGCGGCCAAAGATCTGCTTTCGAATTTCTTTGGCGGGTTGATGATTTACTTCGATCGCCCTTTCAAAGTAGGAGAATGGATTCGCTCTCCAGACCGCGAAATTGAAGGCACTGTTGAGCGTATTGGTTGGCGTATGACCATCATACGCACATTCGACAAACGACCACTGTATGTACCGAACTCTGTATTCAGCAACATCATTGTTGAAAACCCGTCACGCATGAAGAACCGCCGCATCTATGAAACCATAGGTTTGCGTTATCAAGATGCCGATAAGATGGCAACGATTGTGGCTCAAGTTCGTGAAATGTTAGAAAACCACGAAGATATCGATGCGCAACAAACCTTGATTGTTAATTTCAACGCATTTGGTGCTTCATCCCTCGATTTCTTTATCTATACCTTCACAGAAACCATTAACTGGGTTCGCTATCACGAAGTGAAACAGGACGTGATGCTGAAAGTGATGGATATCATTCATCAAAATGGTGCGGATATCGCTTACCCGACTCGCACACTCATGATTGAGCCAAAAGAAGCACCTCTGTTCGACGAATGA
- a CDS encoding fumarylacetoacetate hydrolase family protein, which translates to MNSVRLDEQLIYPSKVVCVGRNYVEHIKELNNTIPDQMVVFNKPNSSVTSILNSFHQETLHYETEICFMIKDGQYAAVGLGLDLTKREQQSVLKKQGLPWERAKAFDGSAVFSRFIPLEGIDIASLHLELLINCVRVQAGGVEQMMFKPDVILQELKSYTTLFDGDIIMTGTPQGVGEVHRGDVFLGRLKSGDTTLIEIEWPAE; encoded by the coding sequence ATGAACTCGGTTCGATTAGATGAGCAACTGATTTACCCGTCAAAAGTGGTGTGCGTTGGACGTAATTATGTTGAGCATATTAAAGAGTTAAATAATACCATTCCTGATCAAATGGTGGTGTTTAACAAGCCCAACAGCAGCGTAACTTCGATACTGAATTCTTTCCATCAGGAGACTCTGCATTACGAAACAGAGATCTGTTTCATGATTAAAGATGGTCAGTATGCCGCGGTTGGTTTGGGTTTGGACCTCACCAAGCGTGAACAGCAATCTGTATTGAAAAAACAAGGTCTACCTTGGGAACGAGCAAAGGCTTTTGATGGATCAGCAGTGTTCAGCCGTTTTATACCGCTAGAAGGGATTGATATCGCTTCTCTGCATCTGGAGTTGCTGATTAACTGCGTTCGAGTACAGGCGGGTGGTGTTGAACAAATGATGTTCAAACCCGATGTCATTTTGCAGGAATTAAAGTCTTACACCACTTTATTTGATGGTGACATCATCATGACAGGCACTCCACAAGGTGTGGGAGAAGTTCATCGCGGCGATGTTTTCCTAGGTCGTCTAAAAAGCGGTGATACCACACTTATCGAGATTGAATGGCCAGCTGAATAA
- a CDS encoding potassium channel family protein, producing the protein MKIRDKQFAVIGLGRFGLSVCQELADAGAQVLAVDVNEDKVKAATQFVTQAVVANCTLEDTAEELKLSDYDMVMISIGEDVNASILTTLVMKESGVKSVWVKANDKFHAKILQKIGADHIIMPERDMGVRVARKMLDKRVLEFQELGSNLAMTEVVIGSRLMGKTLGQLSLCQNDEIQVLGFKRGPEIIKNPDLDKVMEIGDMLIVAGPKDVLMAKLKSL; encoded by the coding sequence ATGAAAATTCGTGATAAGCAATTTGCCGTCATCGGCTTAGGGCGTTTTGGTTTATCGGTTTGCCAAGAGTTGGCAGACGCTGGTGCACAAGTGCTGGCTGTTGATGTAAATGAAGACAAAGTCAAAGCTGCAACGCAGTTTGTCACTCAAGCGGTTGTCGCTAACTGTACGCTTGAAGATACCGCGGAAGAGTTAAAGCTCAGTGACTACGACATGGTGATGATTTCAATAGGTGAGGATGTGAATGCATCGATTCTTACCACGCTTGTGATGAAAGAGTCGGGTGTGAAGTCTGTTTGGGTAAAAGCGAACGACAAGTTTCACGCCAAGATTCTGCAAAAAATTGGCGCTGACCACATCATCATGCCCGAGCGCGATATGGGTGTTCGTGTAGCTCGTAAGATGCTGGATAAGCGAGTCTTGGAATTTCAGGAGTTAGGCAGCAATCTTGCCATGACCGAAGTGGTGATTGGTTCTCGCTTGATGGGCAAAACTCTTGGGCAACTGAGTTTATGTCAGAATGATGAGATTCAGGTTCTAGGCTTTAAACGTGGCCCAGAAATCATCAAAAATCCCGACCTTGATAAAGTGATGGAAATAGGGGACATGCTAATTGTCGCTGGCCCTAAAGATGTATTAATGGCTAAGTTGAAATCTTTATGA
- a CDS encoding glutaredoxin family protein produces MTKPIKITLYRWAGSFGPFKVNIPCGECTLTKDILLDTFKNELADVPVELEVKDWLSHWWEPLKHGAWHAPIVILEGQVVSQGEALNRGLLVQAAIKEWTKRDSLKGNIVFGKETCPYCAKAKQLLDKSGINYQYHDVVKDSAALYRMIPEVKAIIGEKTPVTVPQIWIEGNYIGGCSDLETWLAQRDLNQESLSNGENVHPIHRKEIG; encoded by the coding sequence ATGACAAAGCCAATTAAAATAACTTTATATCGATGGGCAGGCAGCTTCGGCCCATTTAAAGTGAACATTCCGTGCGGTGAATGCACACTGACAAAAGACATACTTCTCGATACGTTTAAAAACGAACTCGCAGACGTTCCTGTTGAATTAGAAGTGAAAGACTGGCTATCGCATTGGTGGGAACCTTTGAAGCACGGAGCTTGGCATGCGCCAATTGTTATCCTTGAAGGACAAGTCGTGAGCCAAGGAGAAGCCCTAAACCGAGGTCTGCTGGTACAAGCTGCGATTAAAGAATGGACAAAGCGTGACTCGTTGAAGGGCAATATCGTGTTTGGTAAAGAAACCTGCCCTTACTGCGCCAAAGCAAAACAGTTGCTGGACAAATCTGGCATCAATTACCAGTACCATGATGTGGTAAAAGACAGTGCGGCGCTGTACAGAATGATTCCCGAGGTGAAAGCCATTATCGGAGAAAAAACGCCCGTGACGGTTCCGCAAATTTGGATTGAAGGCAACTACATTGGTGGATGCAGCGATTTAGAAACATGGTTAGCGCAACGAGATTTGAATCAAGAAAGCCTATCGAACGGAGAAAATGTTCATCCGATTCATCGCAAAGAGATTGGCTAA
- a CDS encoding isoamylase early set domain-containing protein, protein MINKRFFKTKDEVEVTFELDAPDVASNVAIVADFLDWQPQPMKKVAKSSVFKFKTRLPKDSNYQFRYLLDEELWVNDPQADQYIPNGYGEDNCMVSTHQ, encoded by the coding sequence ATGATTAATAAGCGTTTCTTTAAGACAAAAGATGAAGTAGAAGTGACATTTGAGCTGGATGCACCTGATGTCGCATCGAATGTCGCTATTGTTGCTGATTTTCTTGATTGGCAGCCACAGCCGATGAAGAAAGTTGCAAAATCCAGTGTGTTTAAGTTTAAAACCCGCCTACCAAAAGATTCTAATTACCAGTTCCGTTATCTTTTAGACGAAGAACTTTGGGTGAATGATCCACAGGCTGATCAATATATTCCCAATGGCTATGGCGAAGATAACTGCATGGTATCCACACACCAATAA
- a CDS encoding TrkH family potassium uptake protein, producing the protein MSLFRSGVFYPLDKKHNEKKSSEPKIILLSFLWVLIPSAILLTLPVFSVSGLSFADALFTATSAISVTGLGVVDTGQHFSLAGKILLMALMQVGGLGQMTLSAVLLYLFGVRLSLYQQALAKDALGQDRAINLRRLVTRIITFALIAEFIGFVILSFRWVPELGWSTGLFYALFHAISAFNNAGFSLFSDSMMGYVGDPLVIITLASLFIFGGLGFTVVGDVWTNWRKGLHRLSLHTKIMLTATPTLLFIGTVLFWLLERHNPNTMQNLDLESQWLAAFFQSATARTAGFNSVDLAQYTRPALLVMIILMLIGAGSTSTGGGIKVSTFAVAFVATWSFLRQKRHVVMFRRTVNWPTVTKALAIIVVSGALLTIAMFLLMITEKNVSFDHILFETISAFATVGLSTGLTAELSEAGKYIMVVVMIIGRIGPLTLAYMLATPQPTLLKYPEDTVLTG; encoded by the coding sequence ATGAGTCTATTTCGCAGCGGTGTTTTCTATCCTCTAGATAAAAAACATAATGAAAAGAAAAGTTCTGAGCCAAAGATTATCTTGCTCAGCTTCCTTTGGGTTCTGATACCTTCTGCTATTTTGCTGACTCTCCCTGTTTTTTCTGTTTCCGGTTTAAGCTTTGCCGATGCGCTGTTCACTGCAACTTCGGCGATCAGTGTGACCGGGCTTGGCGTGGTTGATACAGGGCAACACTTTAGCTTAGCGGGCAAAATTCTGTTGATGGCGTTAATGCAAGTTGGTGGGCTGGGGCAGATGACTCTGTCTGCGGTACTTCTGTATCTATTCGGTGTGCGCCTGAGCTTGTATCAACAAGCGCTTGCGAAAGATGCGCTAGGACAAGACCGAGCTATCAACCTACGCAGACTTGTGACCAGAATCATCACATTTGCTTTAATCGCAGAATTTATCGGGTTTGTGATTCTATCGTTTCGCTGGGTTCCCGAGTTAGGGTGGTCAACGGGGCTGTTTTACGCGCTTTTTCATGCTATCTCAGCGTTTAATAACGCCGGTTTCTCATTGTTTTCGGACAGCATGATGGGTTATGTGGGCGATCCTTTAGTGATTATTACTCTTGCCAGTTTATTTATATTTGGCGGGTTGGGATTCACCGTTGTTGGTGATGTCTGGACGAATTGGCGCAAAGGCTTACATAGACTGAGTTTGCATACCAAAATAATGCTCACCGCAACGCCGACCTTGTTGTTTATAGGCACCGTGTTGTTCTGGTTGTTAGAACGGCACAATCCAAACACCATGCAAAATCTGGATTTAGAATCGCAATGGTTAGCGGCTTTTTTCCAGTCTGCAACCGCTCGAACCGCAGGTTTTAACAGTGTCGATTTAGCTCAGTATACGCGCCCGGCTTTGCTGGTGATGATCATTTTGATGCTTATTGGTGCGGGTTCCACATCAACGGGAGGCGGGATTAAAGTCTCGACTTTTGCTGTAGCGTTTGTCGCTACGTGGTCGTTTTTACGTCAGAAGAGACATGTAGTGATGTTCCGACGTACAGTTAATTGGCCAACGGTAACTAAGGCATTAGCGATTATTGTTGTCAGTGGTGCACTACTGACCATTGCTATGTTTCTATTAATGATTACTGAAAAAAATGTCAGCTTTGATCATATCTTGTTTGAAACGATTTCAGCTTTTGCCACCGTTGGGCTTTCAACAGGGTTAACGGCTGAACTTTCTGAAGCAGGTAAATACATTATGGTGGTAGTGATGATCATTGGTCGTATCGGGCCGCTAACATTGGCGTATATGCTTGCGACACCACAGCCAACGCTCTTGAAATATCCGGAAGATACAGTGTTGACTGGTTAG
- a CDS encoding AzlD domain-containing protein translates to MIILSILAMTCLVFLSRYLFLEPRLPLRLSPGVQKLLSYSSPAVLTAIWAPIVFTHDSQLNISVSNPYLWAAVLAGIIAWKTNNVLLTTVVSMAVFLVLNLVVWG, encoded by the coding sequence ATGATTATTCTCTCCATCTTAGCCATGACCTGTTTGGTGTTTCTCAGTCGATATTTGTTTCTTGAACCCAGACTGCCACTAAGACTTAGCCCGGGCGTACAGAAACTGCTCAGCTATTCCAGCCCTGCGGTATTAACGGCAATTTGGGCACCGATCGTTTTTACGCACGACAGTCAGCTTAATATCTCCGTCAGCAACCCCTATCTTTGGGCTGCGGTTCTAGCTGGCATTATTGCTTGGAAAACGAACAACGTACTGCTCACTACAGTGGTGAGTATGGCGGTATTTCTGGTGCTTAACTTGGTTGTTTGGGGATAA
- a CDS encoding MarR family winged helix-turn-helix transcriptional regulator: MSHCGTGKNTDSLATEELLLLDKQVCFPLYSAANAVIRAYRPLLDALDLTYAQYLVMMVLWETNGINVKILGERLHLDSGTLTPLLKRLENKGIVLRKRGQSDERVRELFLTDEGFALKQKALSVPNAMLCKFDLELDDLISLKTLCEKVIAKLS; encoded by the coding sequence ATGAGTCATTGTGGAACAGGCAAGAATACGGATTCACTTGCTACAGAAGAGCTACTACTGCTTGATAAACAGGTGTGTTTTCCTTTGTATAGCGCAGCCAACGCCGTGATTCGTGCGTATCGACCATTGCTTGATGCTCTCGATCTTACCTATGCGCAATACTTAGTGATGATGGTACTGTGGGAGACAAACGGTATTAACGTAAAAATTCTTGGCGAGCGATTGCACCTCGATTCAGGCACATTGACTCCGCTGTTAAAGCGTCTCGAAAACAAAGGTATTGTGCTGCGCAAACGTGGTCAGTCTGACGAACGTGTGCGAGAGCTTTTCCTAACGGATGAAGGTTTTGCACTAAAGCAAAAAGCATTATCAGTACCCAACGCTATGCTATGTAAGTTTGACCTTGAATTGGATGATCTGATTTCGTTAAAAACACTTTGCGAAAAGGTCATTGCGAAGTTGTCCTGA